From the Campylobacter volucris genome, the window GCTAGTATTGAAGTACCTGAAAGTATGCAAAATCCTTTGAAATATTATATGAATAATACCGCAAACACAAGCAATTTGATCCAAACTTGTCTTGAAAATGGTGTAAATAAATTCATCTTTTCTTCAACAGCTGCTACTTATGGAGAACCGCAAACTCCTATAGTAGATGAGCAAAGCCCACTTAACCCTATCAATCCTTATGGCAATAGTAAATTAATGAGTGAGCAAGTTTTGCGTGATGCAAATATGGCTAATCCTGAATTTAAATATTGTATTTTAAGGTATTTTAATGTAGCTGGAGCTTGTATGGATTATCCTATAGGACAACGCTATCCAAAAGCTACATTACTTATCAAAGTAGCTGCTGAAGTAGCTTGTGGAAAAAGAGATAAATTATACATTTTTGGAACAGATTATAACACTAAAGATGGTACTTGTATTAGAGATTATATCCATGTTGATGATTTATCTAATGCTCATTTAGCAGCACTAGATTACCTACAAAATAATCCAAGCGATACTTTTAATGTTGGATATGGACATGGATTTAGCGTAAAAGAAGTAGTACAAACTATGAAAGAAGTAAGTGGGGTTGATTTTGAAGTTGAAGTTGCTCCAAAAAGAGCCGGAGATCCATCAGTGTTAATATCCAATGCTGATAAAATTAAAACTTTAACTTCATGGAAACCAAAATATGATGATTTAAAATTAATTTGTAAAAGTGCTTATGAGTGGGAAAAGCAGTGTTAAAAAAACTGTTTTTCATTCTCAATACTCAAGATAAAAGATTTTTATTTGGCTTACTTATATTTTCTATTTTTATAGGATTTATCGAAAGTTTTGCCATATCTTTAATCATGCCTTTTGTCTCAGTGGCAAGTAATTTTGAGCTTTTGGAAAAAAGCTCATATTTTAAGCCAATTTATGAGTATTTAAATTTACCCTCATATAAGCTTGTAGCTTATTTTGGCTGTATCTTAATAGCTTTTTACATATTTAGGGCTTTTTTAAATGCTTTTTATTTTCACCTTTTAGCTAGGTTTTCTAAAGGACGCTACCATACTTTTGCTTGTAGAATTTTTAACAAATATTTACACCTTGAGTATGAAAATTTTACTAATAAAAACCAATCTGAACTTTTAAAAACCATCACTCAAGAAGTTTTTCACTTAAGCACGCTAATTAGTGCATTTTTACTAATGCTAAGCGAAAGCTTTGTAGTATTTTTACTTTATACACTTTTATTAATCATAAATTATAAAATTACTTTGGCTTTGAGTGTTTTTTTGCTTTTAAATGCATTTATTTTGATTAAAATTCTTTCTCCTTTGGTAAAAAAAGCTTCCATTGCTAGAGAAGAAGCGATGAAAAATTATTTTGAAATTTTAAATGCGAATTTAAATAACTTTAAAATTATCAAACTAAAAACAAAAGAACAAAGCACACAAAAACTATATGAAACTCAAAGTGGGCTTTTTGCTAAAGCAAATATTAGCAACGAAAGTATGTCAAGCATACCTAGAATTTACCTTGAAGGTATGGGTTTTTGTATGCTTTGTTTGATCATAGTTTATTTGGTGTTAAAATATGAAAGTGATATTTCTTCTATTTTAGCAACGATTACTATATTTGTTGTAGCACTTTATCGTTTAATGCCTAGTGCAAACCGTATCATCACTAGTTATAATGAAATAATTTATTATAAAAATTCTTTAGATATCATCTATAACATCCTAAATGAAAAAGAAGAAAAATTAGGTGATGAAAAAATAACTTTTCAAGATAAAATAGAATTGAAAAAACTCTTTTTTGCTTATCAAGGCAAAAGAAATTTATTCAAAGGCTTAAATTTCACACTCAAAAAAAATGAAAAAATTGCTTTTATAGGTAAAAGTGGTAGTGGAAAAAGTACTTTGGTTGATCTTATAATAGGACTTTTAAAACCAAATGATGGAGCTATTTTTGTAGATGGAGTCAAATTAGATGAGAGTAATATAAAAAGTTTTAGAAGTAAAATTGGCTATATACCTCAACAAATTTATCTTTTTAATGATTCTATTGCAAAAAATATCAGCTTTGGCGAAGATATCGATGAAGAGCTTTTACATCAAGTAATCAAACAAGCCAATCTTGAAAGCTTTGTAAAATCTTTAGAACATGGAGTGCATACTAAAGTAGGAGATTCAGGCTCATTTTTAAGCGGAGGTCAAAGACAAAGAATTGCCATAGCAAGAGCACTTTATCAAAAACCTGAAATTTTAGTTTTAGATGAAGCTACTAGCGCTCTTGATCAAGAAAGTGAAGCAAAAATCATGGAAGAAATTTATAAAATTTCAAAAGATAAAACTTTAATCATCATCGCTCATAGACTTTCTACCATACAAGGATGCGATAGAGTGTTTGAAGTCGAACGGGGTATTTTAAAGGAAAAAAGATGAAAATAACTTTTATCATCGCTACTTTAAATTCAGGTGGGGCTGAAAGAGTTTTAGTAACTTTAGCTAACGAGCTTTGTAAAAATCATGAAATTAATATCATCAAATTTCACAAAGAAGAATCTTTTTATAAACTAGATCCTAAAATAAAACTTTTTACTTTAGAACAATTTGACTTTTCTACTCTTTATAATAAAATTGCCTCACGCATTAAAAAATTTAAAGCTTTAAAACAAGCTTTAAAAGAACACAACTGTGATGTTTTTATATCTTTTTTAGATACAACTAATATTGCTTGTATTTGGGCAAAAAAAGGACTAAATACTCCTTTGATTATTAGCGAGCATAGCTCACATGCTTATTTAAAATCAAAAATTTGGAAATTTTTGCGTGATTTTAGTTTTCCTTATGCTGATGCATTAACCGTGCTTAGTAATGATGATAAAAGCTATTATGAAAAATTTGTCAAAAAAGTCATCAATATGCCAAATCCTTGTCATTTTACTCCAAATACTAGCAACTTAGAAAAAGAAAATATTGTTTTATTTGTTGGAAGATTAGATCATAATAAAAATCCTTCAATGTTTTTAAAAGCCATAGCAAGACTAGATAAAAATTTACAAAATCAATACAAATTTTTAATCGCAGGAGATGGGGAGTTAAAACAAACTTTAATCAATCAAGCAAATGATTTAGCTATAAAGGTTAAATTTTTAGGAAAAGTTTCTAATATGCAAGATTTATACGAAAAAGCAAAAATCATTTGTCTTTGTTCTTATATTGAAGGTTTGCCTACTGTTTTATTAGAAAGTTTATACTTTCAAGTTGCTCGCATTAGCACGAAATATACAAGTGGTTATAAAGATTTAATAAACGATGAAAAAGATGGAATTTTAATTGATATTGATGATGATAAAGCTTTAAGTGAAAAACTAACTTTACTAATGCAAGATGAAAATTTAAGAAAACAAATCACCATAAATGCCTTGCAAAGATGTCAAGACTATGAAGTAAGCAATGTAGCAAATAAATGGATAAAATTAATCAACGAAGTAAAGGCTAAATCATGAAAAAACTTGCAATTTTTATATACTCTTTAGGTAGTGGTGGGGCTGAAAGAGTTGTTTCTACTTTACTTCCTATGTTAAATTTAAAATATGAAGTGCATTTGATTTTAATGAATGATAAAATTTCTTATGATATACCACAAGTTTCCATACACTATCTTGAAAAATCATCACCAAACGAAAGCAATTTGGCTAAATTTTTAAAACTTCCTTTGCTTGCTTTAAAATATAAAAAATTATGTGAAAATTTAGACATCAATTTGCAATTTGTTTTATTAAATAGACCAAACTACATAGCCTTGATGGCTAAAATGCTTGGTTTAAAATCTACTTTGATAATCAATGAATGCACCACTCCTAGCGTGATATATAAACATAATAATCTTAATTCTTTTATCAATAAATTTTTGATTAAAAATTTATACAATAAAGCAGATTTAATTTTGGCAAATTCTTTAGGAAACAAAGAAGATCTTTTGCAAAATTTTAACATCCAAGCTGATAAATGCGATATTTTATATAATGCTATAGACTTAGAAAGTATTAGCGAAAAATCAAAAGAGCAAATACCTTTTAAAGATCCTTTTATATTAAGTGTAGGTAGATTAGATAGTGGGAAAAATCATGCTATGCTCATTAGAGCTTATGCAAAAGTGCAAACTAATTTAAAACTTGTCATTTTAGGCGAAGGTATCTTAAAAAATGAGCTTTTAAATTTAATTGAAGAACTAAATTTAAAAGATAAGGTTTTCTTGCTTGGATTTGATAATAATCCTTATAAATACATGAGCAAATGTGATTTTTTTGCTTTTGCTTCTAGTTTTGAAGGTTTTTCCAATGTTTTGATTGAATGCTTAGCTTGTAATTGCGCTGTGCTTTGTACTGATCATAAAAGTGGAGCAAGAGAATTATTTTTAGATGATGAATTTGGACTTTTAGTAAAAGTAGATGATCAAGATGCTATGCAAAAGGGTTTAGAGAAAATGTGCTTTGATGAAAATTTAAAACAACAATACAGACAAAAAGCTTTTACAAGAGCACAAGAATTTGACAAAGTTCAAATCGCTAAAAAACTTTTTGAATTTTTTAATGAGGTTCATGGATGAAATTAAAACAAAATTATATTGAAAATAATTCTATTATTTATACTTGTATTTTAATTTTAATTGCCTTTGGTTTTAGTATAGTTTGTAGGCTTTATTGGGTTGTTTGGGCAAGTGAATTTCATGAATTTTTCTTTAATGATCAACTTATGATTACAACTAATGATGGCTATGCTTTTGCAGAAGGTGCTAGGGATATGATAGCTGGTTTTCACCAAGCAAATGATTTGTCTTATTTTGGTAGCTCACTTTCTACCTTAACTTATTGGCTATATCATTTTTTACCCTTTAGTCTTGAAAGTATTATGGTATATATGAGCACTTTTTTTTCATCATTGATTGTAATACCACTTATTTTAATAGCAAGAGAATACAAACTCACAACATATGGATTTATAGCCGCGTTAATTGCTTCAATTGCAAATAGTTATTATAATCGTACTATGAGCGGGTATTATGATACTGATATGCTAGTGCTTGTTTTACCTATGATGATTTTACTTTCTTTTATACGATTGACCATAACCAAAGATGTCTTTACCCTACTTTTAAGTCCTATTTTTATAATGATTTATTTATGGTGGTATCCATCAAGCTATTCTTTAAATTTTGCTATGATAGGACTTTTTGCACTTTATACTTTAGTTTTTCATAGAAAAGAAAAGATTTTTTATCTTGCTATAGTCGTTATGATTTTAGCTTTAAGTATGTTAGCATGGTATATAAAATTAGCATTAATCGTTTTGCTATTTGCTATTTTTGCATTAAAAGAAGAAAAAATTAACTTTTACACCATTTGGGCTTTAGTTTTTGGAAGCATTTTAGTTTTATTTTTAAGTGGTGGATTAGATCCTGTGTTATATCAGCTTAAATTTTATGTTTTTAAAGCTGATGATGTGCAAAATTTAAAAGAAGCTGCATTTTTGTATTTTAATGTTAATGAAACTATTATGGAAGTAAATACTATCAATCTTGAAGTATTTATGCAAAGAATTAGCTCAAGTGTGCTTGTTTTTATTTGTTCTTTTATAGGTTTAATTTTTTTATGCAAAGATCATAAAAGCATGCTTTTAGCTTTACCGATGTTAGCTTTGGGCTTTGTAGCTTTAATTGCTGGGCTTAGATTTACCATTTATGCTGTTCCTGTAATGGCTTTAGGGTTTGGATATTTTTTATATATTTTAATCAATTTCTTACAAAGAAAAAAAATACTTACTTCGCTTAAAAATATCAATATTTTCTTATTTTTTACTACTATTTTCGCTTTAGCACCTGCTATTTTGCATATATATTATTATAAATCATCTACGGTTTTTACTTCTTATGAAGCTAGTATTTTAGATGATTTGAAAAATAAAGCTCAAAGAGAAGATTATGTGGTTGCTTGGTGGGATTATGGTTATCCTATTCGCTATTTTAGTGATGTAAAAACTTTAATTGATGGTGGTAAGCATCTTGGAAAAGATAATTTTTTCTCATCTTTTATCTTGAGTAAAGATCCTATTTCTGCTGCAAATATGGCAAGACTTAGCGTAGAATATACTGAAAAATCTTTTAAAGAAAATTATCCAGATATTTTAAAAGCAATGGTAAAAGACTATAATACAAGCAATGCTAAAGATTTTTTAAATTTATTAAGCGATAAAAATTTCACACTAGATACTAATAAAACTAGAGATGTTTATATTTATATGCCTTATAGAATGCTACGCATTATGCCTGTTGTAGCTCAGTTTGCAAACACAAGCCCTGACACAGGAGCTCAAGAAAAAAGTTTATTTTTCTCTCAAGCAAATGCTATAGCTCAAGATCCTACAACAAGATCAGTAATACTTGATAATGGAGTTGAAATTGTAAATGATTTTAGAGCTTTAAAACTTGAAGGAGCGACCTTACCTTTAAAAGCTTTTATTGATGTTGAATCCATTGTCAATGGCAAATATTATTACAATGAAATTGATCCAAAATCTCAAATTTATTTATTATTTTTACGAGAATATAAAAGTTTTATTATCTTAGATGAAAATCTTTACAATAGCGCTTATATACAGATGTTTTTGCTCAATCAATACGACACAGATTTATATGAGCAAGTTACCAATGACATTAGAGCTAAAATTTATAGGTTAAAAAAATGAGAATAGGAATTTTAACCCATAGTGCTATGAGTGCTTATTATTTTAGATTAGCACTCATCAAGGCTTTAATAAAAAATAATCACGAAATTATCATCATCACTCCAAAGGATGAATTTTCCTTAGAACTAGCTAAACAAGGTTTTAATGTTTGTCATTATGAGCTTTCAAGAGCTAGTGTAAATCCTTTAGTAGTTTTAAAAAATCTTTTAAGCTTAAAAAATACATTAAAAAATTTAAATTTAGACCTTTTGCAAACTAGCGCACACAAAAGCAATACAACTGGCATCATAGCAGCAAAATTAGCTGGTATAAAATATACTTTTGGTTTAGTTGAGGGTTTGGGAAGTTTTTATATAGATGAAGATTTTAAAAGCAAGCTAGTAAAAACTAGTATTAATTTTTTATACAAAATCGTTTTTAAACTTGCTAATGGTTTTATTTTTGTCAATGAAAGCAATGCTTTATTTATGAAAAATTTAGGCTTAAAAGATGAAAAAATTAAAATCATCAAATCAGTAGGTGTAAATTTAAAACAATTTCTACCACTTCAAATTTCTAAAGAAGAAAGAGAATATTTTTTACAAGAATTTAATATGCCTAATAAACCTATAGTTTTAATGATAGCTAGAGCGCTTTGGCACAAAGGCATAAAAGAATTTTACGAAGCTGCAAATCTTTTAAAAGATCAAGCAAATTTTGTTTTAGTAGGTGGAAGAGATGATAATAAATCTTGTGCACCGCTTGAATTTTTAAACTCAGGTAATGTTTTTTATTTAGGGGCTAGAAAAGATATTGCAAGATTGTTAAATTTATGTGATATTTTTGTATTGCCAAGCTATAAAGAAGGCTATCCTAGAACGGTTTTAGAAGCTATGGCATGTAAAAAAGCTTGTGTGGTAAGTGATTGCGAAGGATGTATTGAAGCAGTAGAAAATGCTATTGATGGTTTAATTTGCAAAAGTAAAGACGCTAAAGACTTAGTAGAAAAAATTCAAATTTTATTAGAAGATGAAAAATTTAAAAATACTTTAGCTAAAAATGCATTTATCAAAGCTCAAAATTATAATGAAAATCATATCGCTTTAGAATATATTGAATTTTATAAAGGATTTGTTGATGTATAAAAATGGCTTAAAAAGAGTATTTGATTTTTTTCTTGCTTTGATTTTGCTTTGTATTTTTTTACCATTTATTTTATTAATCGCTTTGATTTTAAAATTAGTTCAAGGAAGTGCTATTTTTAAACAAGCAAGACCAGGATTAAATGAAAAAGTTTTTTATATTTATAAATTTAAAACTATGAGTGATGAAAAAGATGAAAATGGCAATTTATTAAGCGATGAATTGCGTTTAAAACCTTTTGGTAAATTAATAAGAAGTCTAAGTTTGGATGAATTACCTCAACTTTTTAATGTGCTTAAAGGCGATATGAGTTTTATTGGCCCAAGACCTTTGCTTGTAGAATATTTACCATTATACAATCAAGAGCAAAAAAAACGCCACGATGTAAGGCCAGGCATCACGGGATGGGCTCAAATTAATGGAAGAAATGCTATATCTTGGGAGCAAAAATTTAAATTTGATGTAGAATATGTGCAAAAATGCTCTTTTTTATTTGATCTAAAAATATTTTTTATGACGATCATTAAAGTCATCAAAAGAAGCGGAGTAAATAAACAAGGCAATGCCACAACGGATAAATTCAATGGACACAACTAAAAGTATTTATATATATGGAGCTAGCGGGCATGGTTTAGTTTGTGCTGATGTGGCTATAAATATGGGCTATACTAATATCATTTTTTTAGATGATAATAAAGGCTTAAAATACTCAGCCAAATTAGAAAAACATGATATGTTTATAGCCATAGGTGCCAATGCTATTAGAGAAAAAGTTTTTAATCAAGTCAAGCAAGATGGCTTTAAAATAGTAAATTTAATCCACAAAAGTGCCATCATTAGCCCTAGCGTATCTTTAGATGATGAAGGAATTTTAATCATGCCAAATGTGGTAGTAAATGCCAAAGCTAGTATAAAAAAAGGAGTGATTTTAAATACAGCTAGTGTTGTAGAACATGAATGTTTTGTGGATGAATTTTCCCATATAAGTATAGGAGCTAAAATAGCAGGAAATGTAAAAATAGGAAAGCGTTGCTTTTTAGGAGTAAATTCAAGCATTATACCTTGTATTAATTTAAGTGATGATATCACTTTAGGAGCTGGTGGAGTGATTGTAAAAGATATAAATTGCAAAGGAACTTATATAGGAATTCCTGCTAAAAAACTTCAAAAATAATCTAATTTGTTATTTCATTTTTATAAACATCAAATATCTATTTTAAAAATAAAATTCCAAAAATATCAAATGATAATCTATTTTAGATAGAATACTAAGCAAAATCATTTGCATAAAGGATTAAAATGAGATTTTTTCTATCAGCACCTCATATGAGCAAAAAAGAATTAGAGTACATACACAAGGCTTTTGAAAGCAACTATATAGCGCCTTTGGGAGAATTTGTAAATGCTTTAGAGCAAAGCATAAAAGATTACACAAAAAGTTCTAATGCATTAGCTTTAAATGCCGCTACAGCGGCGATACATTTAGCTCTTAGAGTTTTAGGAATCAAACAAGATGATATAGTCCTTGCTTCAAGTTTTACTTTTATAGCTTCAGTTGCTCCTATTTCTTATATGGGTGCGCGTGCTGTGTTTATTGATTGTGATGAAACTTATAATTTAGATGTAAATTTGTTAAAAAAAGCTATCAAAGAAAGCCCTAAAAAGCCAAAAGCTCTCATTCTTACTCATCTTTATGGAAATGCTTCTAAAATGGATGAAATAGTCCAAATTTGTAAAGAAAATGAAATTTATCTAATCGAAGATGCCGCAGAAGCTTTAGGAAGTTTTTACAAAAATAAAGCTTTGGGAACATTTGGGGATTTTGGAGTATATTCTTTTAATGGTAATAAAATCATCACCACAGGTGGCGGTGGTATGCTAGTAAGTGAAAATAAAGCTAATCTTGAAAAAGCAAGATTTTATAGCACTCAAGCAAGAGAAGATTGCTTGCACTATGAGCATAAAGAATATGGCTATAATTATAGAATGAGCAATATCTTAGGTGCAATTGGTACAGCCCAAATGGAAGTTTTAGATCAAAGAGTAGAAAAAAAACGCCAAATTTATAATTGGTATAAAGAATTTTTAGGGCAAACTTTTACTTTTTTAGATGAGTTAGAAAATTCTAAATCAAATCGTTGGCTTAGCACCGCTTTGCTTGATTTTAGCTTTGATAAACTTAATACTTATGAAAAACACCATATATGTGGCAATGAAAATGTATCAATTCAAAATAAAATTTTAAAAATAATCCAAACTTTAAAAGACAATCAAATAGAAAGTCGTCCTCTTTGGAAACCTATGCATTTACAGCCATTATACAAAGGTTATGATGCATATTTAAACGGCAATAGCGAATTTTTCTTTAGTAATGGCATTTGTCTTCCAAGTGCAACGACTATGGAAAAAAATGATATAGAAGAAGTTTCTATGCTTATTTTAAAAACTTTAAAGGATTAAAATGGATTATAAAAGCAAACGCCTAGGATTTTTCTTAGGTGCTGATATTTTATTATTTGTTATTAGTATATTTTTGTCTTTTTCTTTGCGTTTTAGTGCAGATATACCTAATGAATTTTATGAGGGAATGTTTAAAAGTGCTGTAGTTTTAATCTTTTTAAAGATTATATTTTTAGCTTTATTTAGAATTTATCAGGTTGCTTGGAGGTTTTTTTCTCTTAATGAGGCAAGAAAATTAGTATTGGCACTAGCTTTGGCCGAACTTGCATTTTTAGGAATTTATTTTTTATATGATGATTTTTTTAATCCTTTTCCAAGAAGCGTAATTGGTATAGATTTTGTGCTTTCTTGTATGCTTGTTGGAAGTTTAAGAATTAGTAAAAGAATGGTTGTAGATTTTAGAAAACCAAAATACAATGAAGAACATCCTTGTATAGTAGTTGGAGCAACTTCTAAAGCCTTGCATTTATTAAAAGGAGCCAAAGAAGGTAGTCTTGGATTATTTCCTGTGGCTGTAGTTGATGAGCGCAAAAATTTAATAGGCACTTATTGTGATAAATTTATAGTCGAAAACAAAGAAGCAATCAAAAAATACACCCAAGAAGGCATTCACACAGCTATCATTGCTTTAAAATTAGAACAAGATGAATTAAAAGCTTTATTTGATGAACTTATTTCTTATGGTATAAATGATATTAAACTTTTTTCTTTTACTCAAAATGAAGCAAGAGATATTAGCATAGAAGATCTACTTGCTAGAAAACCTAAAGATTTAGACAATGCTTGTGTAATTGATTTTATCAAGGATAAAACTGTTTTAGTAAGCGGGGCTGGTGGAACCATAGGAGGTGAGCTTTGCAAACAATGTATAAAATTTGGCGCTAAACATCTTATAATGCTTGATCACAGTGAATATAATCTTTACAAAATCAGTGAAGATCTAAACACTCATAAAGAAAAAATCGAAGCTATTATGATAAGCATTTTAGACAAAGAAGCTCTTGAAAAATTGCTAAGTACCAAAAAAATAGATCTTATTTTACACGCTGCAGCTTATAAGCATGTCCCTTTATGTGAGCAAAACCCTCACTCAGCAATTTTAAATAATATCATGGGGACTAAAAATTTAATTGATCTTGCTAAAAAATATGAAGTAAATAAATTTGTCATGATAAGCACTGATAAAGCTGTTCGTCCTACAAATGTCATGGGATGCACAAAAAGAATTTGCGAGCTTTATGCTCTAAGCTCAAGCAAAGATAATTTTGAAGTAGCTTGTGTTCGTTTTGGCAATGTTTTAGGATCAAGTGGTAGTGTTATACCTAAATTTAAAGCTCAAATTGCTGCTAATGAACCTTTGACTTTAACCCACCCTGATATAGTGCGTTATTTCATGCTAGTAGATGAAGCGGTGCAACTTGTATTACAAGCTGCTGCTATTGCAAAAGGCGGGGAATTGTTTGTGCTAGACATGGGCAAACCTGTTAAAATCATGGATTTAGCAAAAAAAATGTTATTATTATCTAATAAGAAATTAGAAATTAAAATCACTGGGCTTAGAAAAGGTGAAAAATTATACGAAGAGCTTTTAATTCACGAAAATGATTTAAAAACTCAATATGAAAGTATCTTTGTTACCACTAGTGAAATTAAAAATTTAGATGAACTAAATAAAGACATTCAAAGATTAATTTGTGCTCAAGATCCTGTGCAAATTTTAAAAGAAATAGTACCTGAATTTAATCATAATAAAAACGGAGAATGATTAAATTCTTGTTTTATTTTAAATAATATAATTTAAATTTTACTTGATTAATATGAATAAAAACGATAGAATTGCATTTTTAAAATGTGATTGAAATCAAATAAAGGAAAAAAAGTGAAATTAT encodes:
- a CDS encoding flippase — protein: MLKKLFFILNTQDKRFLFGLLIFSIFIGFIESFAISLIMPFVSVASNFELLEKSSYFKPIYEYLNLPSYKLVAYFGCILIAFYIFRAFLNAFYFHLLARFSKGRYHTFACRIFNKYLHLEYENFTNKNQSELLKTITQEVFHLSTLISAFLLMLSESFVVFLLYTLLLIINYKITLALSVFLLLNAFILIKILSPLVKKASIAREEAMKNYFEILNANLNNFKIIKLKTKEQSTQKLYETQSGLFAKANISNESMSSIPRIYLEGMGFCMLCLIIVYLVLKYESDISSILATITIFVVALYRLMPSANRIITSYNEIIYYKNSLDIIYNILNEKEEKLGDEKITFQDKIELKKLFFAYQGKRNLFKGLNFTLKKNEKIAFIGKSGSGKSTLVDLIIGLLKPNDGAIFVDGVKLDESNIKSFRSKIGYIPQQIYLFNDSIAKNISFGEDIDEELLHQVIKQANLESFVKSLEHGVHTKVGDSGSFLSGGQRQRIAIARALYQKPEILVLDEATSALDQESEAKIMEEIYKISKDKTLIIIAHRLSTIQGCDRVFEVERGILKEKR
- the pglA gene encoding N,N'-diacetylbacillosaminyl-diphospho-undecaprenol alpha-1,3-N-acetylgalactosaminyltransferase, coding for MRIGILTHSAMSAYYFRLALIKALIKNNHEIIIITPKDEFSLELAKQGFNVCHYELSRASVNPLVVLKNLLSLKNTLKNLNLDLLQTSAHKSNTTGIIAAKLAGIKYTFGLVEGLGSFYIDEDFKSKLVKTSINFLYKIVFKLANGFIFVNESNALFMKNLGLKDEKIKIIKSVGVNLKQFLPLQISKEEREYFLQEFNMPNKPIVLMIARALWHKGIKEFYEAANLLKDQANFVLVGGRDDNKSCAPLEFLNSGNVFYLGARKDIARLLNLCDIFVLPSYKEGYPRTVLEAMACKKACVVSDCEGCIEAVENAIDGLICKSKDAKDLVEKIQILLEDEKFKNTLAKNAFIKAQNYNENHIALEYIEFYKGFVDV
- the pglD gene encoding UDP-N-acetylbacillosamine N-acetyltransferase, with protein sequence MDTTKSIYIYGASGHGLVCADVAINMGYTNIIFLDDNKGLKYSAKLEKHDMFIAIGANAIREKVFNQVKQDGFKIVNLIHKSAIISPSVSLDDEGILIMPNVVVNAKASIKKGVILNTASVVEHECFVDEFSHISIGAKIAGNVKIGKRCFLGVNSSIIPCINLSDDITLGAGGVIVKDINCKGTYIGIPAKKLQK
- the pglC gene encoding undecaprenyl phosphate N,N'-diacetylbacillosamine 1-phosphate transferase, whose translation is MYKNGLKRVFDFFLALILLCIFLPFILLIALILKLVQGSAIFKQARPGLNEKVFYIYKFKTMSDEKDENGNLLSDELRLKPFGKLIRSLSLDELPQLFNVLKGDMSFIGPRPLLVEYLPLYNQEQKKRHDVRPGITGWAQINGRNAISWEQKFKFDVEYVQKCSFLFDLKIFFMTIIKVIKRSGVNKQGNATTDKFNGHN
- a CDS encoding oligosaccharide transferase produces the protein MKLKQNYIENNSIIYTCILILIAFGFSIVCRLYWVVWASEFHEFFFNDQLMITTNDGYAFAEGARDMIAGFHQANDLSYFGSSLSTLTYWLYHFLPFSLESIMVYMSTFFSSLIVIPLILIAREYKLTTYGFIAALIASIANSYYNRTMSGYYDTDMLVLVLPMMILLSFIRLTITKDVFTLLLSPIFIMIYLWWYPSSYSLNFAMIGLFALYTLVFHRKEKIFYLAIVVMILALSMLAWYIKLALIVLLFAIFALKEEKINFYTIWALVFGSILVLFLSGGLDPVLYQLKFYVFKADDVQNLKEAAFLYFNVNETIMEVNTINLEVFMQRISSSVLVFICSFIGLIFLCKDHKSMLLALPMLALGFVALIAGLRFTIYAVPVMALGFGYFLYILINFLQRKKILTSLKNINIFLFFTTIFALAPAILHIYYYKSSTVFTSYEASILDDLKNKAQREDYVVAWWDYGYPIRYFSDVKTLIDGGKHLGKDNFFSSFILSKDPISAANMARLSVEYTEKSFKENYPDILKAMVKDYNTSNAKDFLNLLSDKNFTLDTNKTRDVYIYMPYRMLRIMPVVAQFANTSPDTGAQEKSLFFSQANAIAQDPTTRSVILDNGVEIVNDFRALKLEGATLPLKAFIDVESIVNGKYYYNEIDPKSQIYLLFLREYKSFIILDENLYNSAYIQMFLLNQYDTDLYEQVTNDIRAKIYRLKK
- the galE gene encoding UDP-glucose 4-epimerase GalE translates to MKILITGGAGYIGSHTLRQFLQTNHEICVLDNLSKGSKISLDELKKIRDFKFFHQDLSDFAGIKKLFQEEKFDAVVHFAASIEVPESMQNPLKYYMNNTANTSNLIQTCLENGVNKFIFSSTAATYGEPQTPIVDEQSPLNPINPYGNSKLMSEQVLRDANMANPEFKYCILRYFNVAGACMDYPIGQRYPKATLLIKVAAEVACGKRDKLYIFGTDYNTKDGTCIRDYIHVDDLSNAHLAALDYLQNNPSDTFNVGYGHGFSVKEVVQTMKEVSGVDFEVEVAPKRAGDPSVLISNADKIKTLTSWKPKYDDLKLICKSAYEWEKQC
- a CDS encoding GalNAc alpha1-4 transferase; its protein translation is MKITFIIATLNSGGAERVLVTLANELCKNHEINIIKFHKEESFYKLDPKIKLFTLEQFDFSTLYNKIASRIKKFKALKQALKEHNCDVFISFLDTTNIACIWAKKGLNTPLIISEHSSHAYLKSKIWKFLRDFSFPYADALTVLSNDDKSYYEKFVKKVINMPNPCHFTPNTSNLEKENIVLFVGRLDHNKNPSMFLKAIARLDKNLQNQYKFLIAGDGELKQTLINQANDLAIKVKFLGKVSNMQDLYEKAKIICLCSYIEGLPTVLLESLYFQVARISTKYTSGYKDLINDEKDGILIDIDDDKALSEKLTLLMQDENLRKQITINALQRCQDYEVSNVANKWIKLINEVKAKS
- a CDS encoding GlcNAc alpha1-4 transferase; this translates as MKKLAIFIYSLGSGGAERVVSTLLPMLNLKYEVHLILMNDKISYDIPQVSIHYLEKSSPNESNLAKFLKLPLLALKYKKLCENLDINLQFVLLNRPNYIALMAKMLGLKSTLIINECTTPSVIYKHNNLNSFINKFLIKNLYNKADLILANSLGNKEDLLQNFNIQADKCDILYNAIDLESISEKSKEQIPFKDPFILSVGRLDSGKNHAMLIRAYAKVQTNLKLVILGEGILKNELLNLIEELNLKDKVFLLGFDNNPYKYMSKCDFFAFASSFEGFSNVLIECLACNCAVLCTDHKSGARELFLDDEFGLLVKVDDQDAMQKGLEKMCFDENLKQQYRQKAFTRAQEFDKVQIAKKLFEFFNEVHG